In a single window of the Euleptes europaea isolate rEulEur1 chromosome 4, rEulEur1.hap1, whole genome shotgun sequence genome:
- the LOC130476906 gene encoding gametocyte-specific factor 1-like, translating into MGENYVDALDLEKLVQCLYDKNHQIRACRFPYHLIKCHKNHPDIVEQLVTCPFNALHQVPRAEVSQHISSCDDKRIIEQDIASQSGNYRKEPNVVSTWQSPPCKEDWDKDLGDQSVFIWDMSRCETNSSELSTTMGHKNHLCSGVQVPRSLLPWKSKAGN; encoded by the coding sequence ATGGGTGAAAACTACGTTGATGCTTTGGATCTGGAGAAACTAGTACAGTGTCTGTATGACAAGAACCACCAAATAAGAGCATGTAGGTTCCCCTATCACCTCATCAAATGCCACAAGAATCACCCTGATATTGTGGAGCAGCTGGTGACATGCCCCTTTAATGCCCTCCACCAGGTCCCAAGAGCAGAGGTCAGCCAACACATATCCAGCTGTGATGACAAAAGAATCATTGAGCAGGATATTGCAAGTCAGTCGGGCAACTACAGAAAAGAACCAAACGTGGTAAGCACATGGCAGTCTCCTCCATGCAAAGAAGATTGGGACAAAGATTTAGGAGACCAATCGGTTTTCATCTGGGACATGAGCCGCTGTGAGACAAACAGTTCTGAATTGAGCACAACCATGGGGCATAAGAACCATCTGTGTTCAGGTGTCCAAGTCCCCAGGTCCTTGCTGCCATGGAAGAGCAAAGCAGGAAATTGA